The following are encoded in a window of Candidatus Bathyarchaeota archaeon genomic DNA:
- the guaA gene encoding glutamine-hydrolyzing GMP synthase, whose amino-acid sequence MQTKYDTILVLDFGGQYCHLIGRRIREHGVYSEIVPHDISPQEIEALKEKFNVKGLILSGGPASVYEPNAPKLNPRILEVNLPILGLCYGLQLIAQLTNGKVEPATCKEYGIAQVAIDKPVGVLEGLKEKEKVWMSHGDTVFTPPPDYEALAHTENCPVAAFRHKTKPIYGLQWHPEVIHTENGMRMLQNFIFQVCKCQANWQMEDLIGKMIKELQTETGGDRAIIGLSGGIDSSVATALAAKALGDKLTAVFVDHGFMREGEPEAIRDAFQKFPINFIVANAQERFMKKLKGIDEPEQKRKVIGEEFIRVFEEIANETGAPYLIQGTIYPDRIESGFRKNSATIKSHHNVAGLPEKIKFKKILEPLRDLYKDEVRKVARMLDLPPEIVNRQPFPGPGLAVRIIGELTEEKVQIAKKADKIVREEIEQGNLTEDLWQYFAVVTDTKATGVKGDARAYGYVVAVRTMESREAMTASFAKIPYPVLEKISTRITNEIPQVTRVVYDITHKPPGTIEWE is encoded by the coding sequence ATGCAAACTAAATATGACACCATACTAGTCCTTGACTTCGGAGGACAATACTGCCACCTCATCGGCAGAAGAATCAGAGAACACGGCGTCTACTCAGAAATCGTACCTCACGACATCTCACCCCAAGAAATAGAGGCGCTAAAAGAGAAATTTAATGTTAAAGGCTTAATCCTCTCAGGTGGACCCGCAAGCGTTTACGAGCCAAATGCACCAAAACTTAATCCACGCATTTTAGAGGTGAATCTGCCGATTCTGGGCTTATGCTACGGGCTTCAACTCATAGCGCAGTTAACCAACGGTAAAGTTGAACCCGCAACCTGCAAGGAGTACGGCATCGCCCAAGTAGCCATCGATAAGCCAGTCGGCGTGCTGGAAGGGTTAAAGGAAAAAGAAAAAGTTTGGATGAGCCACGGTGACACAGTATTCACGCCTCCACCAGACTATGAAGCATTAGCGCACACAGAAAACTGTCCAGTTGCAGCCTTCAGACACAAGACAAAACCAATCTACGGTTTGCAATGGCATCCAGAAGTCATACACACTGAAAACGGCATGCGTATGCTCCAAAACTTCATCTTCCAAGTCTGTAAATGCCAAGCTAACTGGCAAATGGAAGACCTCATCGGAAAAATGATAAAAGAGCTACAAACGGAAACAGGCGGAGACCGCGCCATAATTGGCTTAAGCGGCGGAATAGACTCAAGCGTAGCTACTGCACTGGCAGCTAAAGCGCTCGGCGACAAGTTAACCGCAGTATTCGTTGACCATGGTTTCATGCGGGAAGGCGAACCTGAAGCAATAAGGGATGCTTTCCAAAAGTTCCCCATCAACTTCATCGTAGCCAACGCACAAGAACGTTTCATGAAAAAATTAAAAGGCATAGATGAGCCAGAACAGAAACGCAAAGTCATAGGCGAAGAATTCATCCGAGTTTTCGAAGAAATAGCCAACGAAACAGGCGCCCCCTACTTAATTCAAGGCACCATCTACCCAGACCGAATTGAATCAGGATTCAGAAAAAACTCCGCAACAATAAAAAGCCACCACAACGTCGCAGGGCTTCCCGAAAAGATAAAGTTCAAAAAAATCCTCGAGCCCCTAAGAGACCTCTATAAGGACGAAGTACGCAAAGTCGCCCGAATGCTTGATTTACCACCAGAAATCGTTAACAGACAGCCGTTCCCAGGCCCAGGTCTAGCCGTTAGGATTATCGGCGAGTTGACTGAGGAGAAGGTACAAATCGCAAAGAAAGCTGACAAAATCGTTCGCGAAGAGATTGAGCAGGGAAATTTGACTGAAGACCTTTGGCAATACTTCGCAGTAGTAACAGACACAAAAGCCACAGGCGTCAAAGGCGACGCCCGCGCATATGGGTATGTGGTAGCCGTAAGAACAATGGAGAGCCGCGAAGCAATGACCGCTAGTTTTGCCAAGATACCCTACCCAGTCTTGGAAAAGATTTCGACACGAATAACTAACGAGATACCGCAGGTTACACGTGTAGTTTACGACATTACACATAAGCCGCCTGGAACAATCGAGTGGGAATAG
- a CDS encoding glutaredoxin family protein, with the protein MQFSKVSGKKNNHKVTLYALSTCVWCKLTKQYLNDNSIEYEYVDVDLLGEDDKSKVHQAILSKGGSLSYPTTIVDDQKVITGFRKDQLKEALEL; encoded by the coding sequence ATGCAGTTCTCAAAAGTTTCTGGCAAAAAAAACAACCACAAAGTCACCCTCTACGCGCTGAGCACATGCGTCTGGTGCAAACTAACCAAACAGTACCTAAACGACAACAGCATCGAATATGAATACGTTGATGTCGACCTTCTTGGAGAAGACGACAAAAGCAAAGTCCATCAAGCTATCCTGAGTAAAGGCGGAAGCTTAAGCTATCCCACAACTATAGTCGATGACCAAAAAGTCATAACAGGATTCCGAAAAGACCAACTCAAAGAGGCACTCGAACTTTGA
- a CDS encoding 4Fe-4S dicluster domain-containing protein codes for MPAKNPQRKFVSVDPSKCTGCGICEYACTLEKGEAVWNPIRSRIRVVRMTPLFNFALTCRACDDAKCVKACPEKALSQSETTGLLIIDDKKCKGCDWCVQACEHGGITIHSDTGKAIACDLCQGEPKCKEACPEEALDLITSDEEAEKRFSDALQQLPAKTEELTTTVKNRDWKPLLAAAEKRSEKVTEKLEMLNKKAMAKKQK; via the coding sequence ATGCCTGCTAAAAATCCACAAAGAAAATTCGTATCCGTTGACCCCAGCAAATGCACAGGCTGCGGAATCTGCGAATACGCCTGTACACTAGAAAAAGGCGAAGCCGTCTGGAACCCAATCCGCTCCAGAATCCGAGTAGTCCGCATGACACCACTCTTCAACTTCGCCCTAACATGCCGAGCATGCGACGACGCAAAATGCGTAAAAGCATGCCCAGAAAAAGCCCTCTCCCAATCAGAAACCACAGGACTCCTAATTATAGACGACAAAAAATGCAAAGGATGCGACTGGTGCGTACAAGCCTGCGAACACGGCGGAATCACCATCCACAGCGACACAGGCAAAGCCATCGCATGTGACCTCTGCCAAGGCGAACCAAAATGCAAAGAAGCATGCCCAGAAGAAGCACTAGACCTAATCACATCAGACGAGGAAGCAGAAAAACGCTTCAGCGACGCACTCCAACAACTACCAGCAAAAACCGAAGAACTAACAACTACCGTCAAAAACAGAGACTGGAAACCGCTCCTAGCAGCAGCCGAAAAACGCTCTGAAAAAGTCACAGAAAAACTCGAAATGCTAAACAAGAAGGCAATGGCTAAAAAACAAAAATAA
- a CDS encoding arginine--tRNA ligase has product MVSNNPFDQFRQECQTALAKALKKALPEIKQPPITLNKTPNIEFGQLASSICFELAKKLNQKPLAIAQHLVDATDKKRFDLIEKVEPAGAGYINFYVNFPKFSELTLESVKQLGVDYGFVKTSQPKKFIVEHTSVNPLHPIHIGQARNPMLGDALARILEYRGHSVSRHYYIDDVGRQSSVVAYGYAKLGKPKPTEKADLFVGKIYTVTCCLVEINRLKKVRELAIAVRSADDLAKTNKEIDEWMSIAAELKEKYPVLFEALMAKISEDENPEEEINRLNRAYEDGEPNAKQLIREVSDLCLEGFRQTMSRVGVKYDSWDWESDFVWSTQVNEVLARLKASSFVHSQKDVLEFDAEKVVRTLNLRSKLGLSENHEVPPLTLMRADGTTLYTTRDIAYTLWKFKHAQKVVNVIGMEQSLAQLQLKLALYALGYDEYAENFVHFAYNLVTLPGYKMSSRRGHYITFDEVLDEAVSRAYDEVSKRSPMLSEEEKRKIADFVGLGAVRYALVDVDSSKQVVFTWDRVLNFETNSAPYVQYTHARACSILRKAAREPETAEFGLLSEKLERELVLMLAGFPDMFVEATEYLKPNMIADYANALADKFNTFYNAFPVIKADSQELSDARIALTKAIQIVMHNALNLIGVVAPEKM; this is encoded by the coding sequence ATGGTTTCAAACAACCCCTTTGACCAGTTCCGCCAAGAGTGCCAAACCGCACTAGCAAAAGCGCTAAAGAAGGCACTGCCCGAAATCAAGCAACCACCCATCACGCTCAATAAGACACCGAACATCGAGTTTGGGCAACTTGCGTCATCAATCTGCTTTGAGTTGGCAAAGAAACTAAACCAAAAACCGCTCGCAATTGCCCAACACCTAGTTGACGCTACAGACAAAAAACGCTTTGACCTCATCGAAAAAGTTGAGCCAGCAGGAGCAGGATACATCAACTTTTACGTGAACTTCCCCAAGTTTTCCGAACTAACATTGGAATCGGTTAAGCAGTTGGGGGTTGATTATGGCTTTGTCAAAACTTCTCAGCCAAAGAAATTCATCGTGGAACACACAAGCGTCAACCCCCTGCATCCCATTCATATTGGGCAAGCTAGAAATCCCATGCTTGGTGATGCTTTAGCACGGATTTTGGAGTATCGGGGGCACAGTGTTTCTCGGCATTACTACATTGATGATGTTGGCAGGCAATCTTCGGTTGTTGCTTATGGGTATGCAAAGTTGGGTAAGCCTAAGCCGACTGAGAAGGCTGATCTGTTTGTGGGCAAGATTTACACGGTTACATGTTGCTTGGTTGAGATTAACAGGCTCAAGAAGGTGCGTGAACTGGCGATTGCTGTGCGTTCCGCTGATGATTTGGCGAAGACTAATAAGGAAATTGACGAGTGGATGTCGATTGCCGCTGAACTCAAAGAAAAGTATCCTGTGCTCTTTGAGGCTTTGATGGCAAAAATCAGCGAAGACGAGAACCCTGAAGAAGAAATTAATCGCCTAAACCGTGCTTACGAGGACGGTGAACCCAACGCCAAACAGTTAATTCGCGAAGTCAGCGACTTGTGCTTGGAAGGTTTTAGGCAAACCATGAGCCGTGTTGGAGTGAAGTATGATTCGTGGGATTGGGAGAGCGATTTTGTGTGGAGCACTCAGGTTAACGAGGTTTTAGCCAGATTGAAGGCTTCATCGTTTGTCCACAGCCAGAAGGACGTTTTGGAGTTTGACGCGGAAAAGGTTGTGCGAACGCTGAATTTGCGGTCTAAGCTGGGTTTGAGCGAGAACCACGAGGTTCCACCGTTGACGCTTATGCGGGCAGACGGCACCACCTTGTACACTACACGTGATATCGCTTATACGCTGTGGAAGTTTAAACATGCTCAAAAAGTTGTTAATGTGATTGGGATGGAGCAATCGCTGGCGCAGTTGCAGCTTAAGCTGGCTTTGTATGCTTTGGGTTATGATGAGTATGCGGAGAATTTTGTGCATTTCGCTTACAACTTGGTTACGTTGCCGGGTTACAAGATGAGTAGTCGCAGGGGACACTACATTACGTTTGATGAGGTTTTGGATGAAGCAGTTAGTCGGGCTTATGATGAGGTTTCAAAGCGTTCGCCCATGCTCTCGGAAGAGGAGAAGCGTAAAATCGCTGATTTCGTTGGGTTAGGTGCAGTGCGTTACGCGCTTGTGGATGTGGACTCTTCCAAACAGGTGGTTTTCACTTGGGACCGCGTGTTGAATTTTGAAACTAACAGTGCACCGTACGTTCAGTATACTCATGCGAGGGCATGCAGTATTTTGCGTAAAGCTGCGCGTGAACCTGAAACGGCAGAGTTCGGGTTGTTGTCTGAGAAGCTTGAGCGGGAACTGGTATTGATGCTTGCGGGTTTCCCTGACATGTTTGTTGAAGCCACTGAATACCTAAAGCCTAACATGATTGCGGATTACGCTAACGCTTTAGCTGACAAATTCAACACTTTCTACAATGCGTTTCCTGTGATTAAGGCTGATTCGCAAGAACTCAGTGATGCGCGGATTGCTTTAACTAAAGCCATACAGATTGTCATGCACAACGCTTTGAACTTGATTGGTGTGGTTGCGCCAGAAAAAATGTAG
- a CDS encoding histone deacetylase translates to MKTKIIYSEKCLGYGTWHIEGPQRVKTAQKILKEKGYEFLEPQPASEEELLSVHDTDYLWNLKKGLVEDSDTPAYDNIFEFARHSVGGALLASKIGGFSLMRPPGHHVGRRGAAMGIHSRGFCYLNNIAIAVKVLGKSALILDVDGHHGNGTQEVFFGDEKVAYVSLHQMPNYPGTGLSSEGNCFNFPLPWDCGGKRYLETLDKALGMVDLAKFEVVAVSVGLDTHKGDLATLGLVNQDFFEIGKRVALLRKPAFFVLEGGYVGENVGLDIDALLRGYEENL, encoded by the coding sequence ATGAAGACAAAGATAATCTATTCAGAAAAATGTTTAGGCTACGGCACATGGCATATTGAAGGGCCACAGCGGGTAAAAACTGCTCAGAAAATCCTAAAAGAGAAAGGTTACGAGTTTTTGGAGCCACAGCCAGCAAGCGAAGAGGAACTGCTTAGCGTTCATGACACGGATTATCTTTGGAACCTAAAGAAGGGCTTGGTCGAGGATTCTGACACTCCTGCTTACGATAACATTTTTGAGTTTGCTAGGCACTCAGTTGGTGGTGCACTTTTAGCCAGCAAAATTGGAGGTTTTTCGCTTATGCGACCACCAGGACACCATGTCGGCAGGCGTGGTGCTGCTATGGGCATTCACTCTCGAGGGTTCTGTTACCTCAACAACATTGCTATAGCAGTTAAGGTGTTGGGTAAGTCTGCTTTAATTTTGGATGTTGATGGTCATCATGGCAATGGGACGCAGGAGGTTTTTTTTGGTGATGAAAAAGTTGCTTATGTTTCGCTTCATCAGATGCCGAATTATCCTGGCACTGGCTTGTCTAGCGAGGGAAACTGTTTCAATTTTCCGTTGCCTTGGGATTGTGGTGGAAAACGGTATTTGGAAACACTTGATAAGGCTTTAGGCATGGTTGATTTGGCAAAGTTTGAGGTTGTTGCAGTTTCGGTTGGTCTTGATACGCACAAGGGTGATTTGGCGACTTTGGGTTTGGTTAATCAGGATTTCTTTGAAATTGGTAAACGTGTGGCGTTGCTTAGAAAACCAGCGTTCTTTGTTTTGGAAGGTGGTTATGTTGGAGAGAACGTTGGGTTGGATATTGATGCCCTCTTGAGGGGTTACGAAGAAAACTTGTAG
- a CDS encoding redoxin domain-containing protein — protein sequence MNKPIKVGDKAPSFTLPDTELKHRSLEEFFGQKTVLAFFVGAFTATCTKEACAFRDSMARLINLNAQVVGISVNDPFSNKAFAEKNRLPFPILSDYRREVTQKYGLESTDFAGLSGYTVAKRSIFILDSGGIVRYMWVSDDPNVEPNYEEIQKALEQIK from the coding sequence ATGAACAAACCAATTAAAGTTGGAGATAAAGCACCAAGTTTCACTTTACCTGATACTGAATTAAAACATAGAAGTCTAGAAGAATTTTTTGGGCAAAAAACAGTCTTAGCTTTTTTTGTCGGTGCTTTTACGGCAACTTGTACAAAAGAAGCCTGCGCTTTCCGAGATTCAATGGCACGACTCATCAACCTGAACGCTCAAGTGGTTGGAATAAGCGTAAATGACCCGTTCTCCAACAAGGCATTTGCAGAAAAAAACAGGCTGCCATTTCCCATTCTCAGCGATTACAGACGTGAAGTCACTCAAAAGTATGGTCTTGAATCAACCGATTTCGCTGGACTCAGCGGCTACACAGTTGCTAAACGGTCAATTTTTATCCTCGACAGTGGGGGTATTGTTCGTTACATGTGGGTTTCAGATGACCCAAACGTTGAGCCTAACTATGAGGAAATCCAGAAAGCCTTAGAACAAATCAAGTAG
- a CDS encoding NADH-quinone oxidoreductase subunit M, which produces MGFTLLASLLIPALGFPFVFLAGKKSNKAAAIAITVIALLDLALILTTVPAVLGPDHIYTEEYFWIPVVLNSSFTLFVDGISLSMIIMTLVIILAAVIYSINYMEGKKNLSTYYALMTLLMVGLVGVFMAENLLLFYFFWELMIVPAYFILGNWGYKDSYKTAFKFFIYTHAGAVFIILGIGGIFMLTGSLDMFQAASALMNADAELVKWVLIAVTAGFAVKMAIVPLHLWLPDAYAEAPAPMSALLSGVLTSAGAYAIIRISLGTVLPALLTNSAVFATAFLQGLSVLGIISAFFGSFLAMRETDIKRVMAYSSISHMGYLMFGFSLFPNPMAVSGTVLHIITHGISKGLFFLTAGAITYRLASRDLREMGGFAAKMPTTAVSSIIAALSLAGTPPFACFISEVLIFIGAFQVITATGSSFYIIATALMLIATVLSLGYALRFITNVFFGQSKTEEKRLEVPKFMVAGIVLLTVITVIIGIYPAFFLDMIKTVVFI; this is translated from the coding sequence ATGGGTTTCACTCTCCTAGCGTCACTGTTGATTCCAGCTTTAGGTTTTCCATTCGTTTTCTTAGCTGGAAAGAAATCTAACAAGGCAGCCGCCATAGCAATAACAGTAATCGCTCTGCTGGATTTAGCGTTGATTTTAACCACTGTGCCGGCTGTTCTCGGTCCAGACCACATCTACACAGAAGAATACTTTTGGATTCCAGTTGTTTTAAACTCGTCCTTCACATTGTTCGTTGATGGCATTAGCTTATCAATGATTATTATGACACTTGTAATAATTTTGGCTGCGGTCATTTATTCGATAAACTACATGGAGGGCAAAAAGAACCTCTCAACATATTACGCGCTAATGACACTGCTTATGGTGGGTTTAGTCGGAGTTTTCATGGCTGAAAACCTGCTGTTATTCTACTTCTTTTGGGAACTTATGATTGTTCCAGCATACTTCATCTTGGGTAACTGGGGTTACAAGGACTCCTACAAAACCGCATTCAAATTTTTCATCTACACTCACGCAGGTGCAGTATTTATAATCCTAGGCATAGGCGGCATCTTCATGCTCACAGGCAGCCTAGACATGTTCCAAGCGGCATCGGCATTAATGAATGCTGACGCTGAACTCGTTAAATGGGTGCTGATAGCCGTAACTGCTGGTTTCGCTGTTAAAATGGCGATTGTTCCTCTACACTTGTGGTTACCTGACGCGTATGCAGAGGCTCCTGCGCCGATGTCTGCTTTGTTGAGCGGAGTTTTAACCAGTGCTGGAGCATACGCCATCATTAGAATCTCACTTGGCACGGTGCTTCCTGCACTATTAACGAACAGTGCTGTTTTCGCTACTGCTTTTCTGCAGGGATTGAGTGTTTTAGGCATCATTTCTGCATTCTTCGGCTCTTTTCTCGCAATGAGAGAAACTGACATCAAAAGAGTAATGGCTTACTCAAGCATATCACACATGGGCTACCTAATGTTCGGCTTCTCATTGTTCCCGAACCCGATGGCTGTTAGTGGAACAGTGCTACACATCATAACTCATGGCATAAGCAAAGGTTTGTTTTTCCTCACGGCAGGAGCTATAACCTACCGCCTAGCAAGCCGAGACCTACGTGAAATGGGCGGTTTCGCCGCAAAGATGCCTACGACTGCCGTTTCATCCATAATAGCAGCGCTTAGCTTGGCAGGTACACCGCCCTTTGCCTGCTTCATCAGTGAAGTCCTAATTTTCATAGGCGCATTCCAAGTAATCACAGCCACAGGAAGCAGCTTTTACATCATCGCAACTGCATTAATGTTGATAGCTACGGTGCTTTCATTGGGGTATGCACTCAGGTTCATAACTAATGTATTCTTTGGTCAATCAAAAACCGAAGAGAAACGCCTCGAGGTTCCAAAGTTCATGGTAGCAGGCATCGTACTGCTAACCGTTATCACAGTAATCATCGGCATATACCCAGCGTTCTTTTTAGACATGATAAAAACAGTCGTGTTCATCTGA
- the nth gene encoding endonuclease III yields MKRPEIYLEPQQRATKVIELLEKQYPDAKTALHYSNPLEMLVATMLSAQTTDQRVNIVTQTLFKKYRTAEDYANADLKVLEQDIRSTGFYHNKARNLKKCCQLLVEKFNSKVPNTMERLLELPGVARKTANIVLYNAYGKIVGIAVDTHVRRLSQRLGLTQQEDQDKIEQDLMQITPKEKWMELTDLLIFHGRQVCIAKKPQCEACVLSKICPSAFTFG; encoded by the coding sequence TTGAAGAGACCAGAAATTTATCTCGAGCCGCAACAGAGAGCCACAAAAGTGATTGAGCTACTAGAAAAACAGTATCCAGATGCTAAAACTGCCCTCCATTATTCCAATCCGCTCGAAATGCTTGTAGCAACGATGCTTTCAGCACAAACCACTGACCAAAGAGTAAACATTGTAACGCAAACACTGTTCAAGAAGTACCGCACGGCTGAGGACTACGCGAACGCTGATTTAAAAGTGTTAGAACAGGACATTCGCTCAACAGGCTTCTACCATAACAAAGCCAGAAACCTCAAAAAATGCTGTCAACTCCTCGTTGAGAAATTCAACTCAAAAGTTCCCAATACAATGGAAAGGTTGCTGGAGCTTCCCGGCGTCGCGCGGAAAACCGCTAACATCGTTCTCTACAATGCTTATGGCAAGATTGTAGGCATAGCGGTGGATACTCATGTTCGCAGGCTCTCGCAACGGCTCGGATTGACGCAGCAAGAAGATCAAGACAAGATTGAGCAAGACCTAATGCAGATTACTCCCAAAGAGAAGTGGATGGAACTCACTGACTTGCTGATTTTCCATGGCAGGCAAGTCTGCATAGCAAAAAAACCGCAATGTGAGGCATGCGTTTTAAGCAAGATTTGTCCTTCTGCTTTTACCTTTGGCTAA
- a CDS encoding Lrp/AsnC family transcriptional regulator encodes MELNQTDVKILKSLLEDARFSSRQIAKNVGVSVGTVLSRIKKMEEEGLIKGYSVILDHERLGYQLTVLTEITVSKGRLVETESEIAKIPNVCGVYDVTGLTDAIIIAKFKSREDLGVFTKKLLALPYIERTNTHVVLTTVKENFRLL; translated from the coding sequence ATGGAACTCAATCAAACAGATGTTAAAATACTAAAAAGCCTCCTAGAAGACGCTAGGTTTTCAAGTAGACAAATAGCCAAGAACGTTGGCGTTTCCGTCGGCACAGTCTTGTCTAGAATTAAAAAGATGGAAGAAGAGGGCTTAATCAAAGGCTACTCAGTCATATTAGACCATGAACGGCTCGGTTACCAGTTGACAGTGCTCACCGAAATAACTGTCTCGAAGGGCAGGCTGGTTGAAACAGAAAGTGAGATAGCAAAAATCCCAAATGTCTGCGGGGTCTACGATGTCACAGGCTTAACGGACGCCATCATAATCGCCAAATTCAAAAGCCGAGAAGACCTTGGAGTTTTCACCAAAAAACTGCTCGCGCTACCATACATTGAACGCACCAACACACATGTCGTGCTAACCACAGTAAAAGAAAACTTCCGCCTGCTCTAA
- a CDS encoding ribbon-helix-helix protein, CopG family — translation MNPTRITVAFDKTTAQLLEKMSTDAQASQSEIMRRAIKFYSQNKDFEDPAVTKKIHAYMDMMLTGEHVIVDIDHWLMFLRLISSSPEKEKFWSEHKQVARAHWEQLKTKVHSPEELLERLEACNFFRLTKNGSKDFTLVLVSELSKDFIRIFLEEYFAAMGVKAEIKENLTKLRVTFKTLL, via the coding sequence ATGAACCCCACAAGAATAACCGTGGCATTCGACAAAACAACAGCGCAGTTACTTGAAAAAATGAGCACAGACGCTCAGGCTTCTCAAAGCGAAATAATGCGCCGCGCTATCAAATTCTATAGCCAAAACAAGGACTTCGAAGACCCCGCCGTGACGAAAAAAATTCACGCCTACATGGACATGATGTTAACTGGTGAACATGTAATCGTGGATATTGACCACTGGCTCATGTTTCTACGCCTCATTTCATCCTCGCCTGAAAAGGAAAAATTTTGGAGCGAGCACAAACAAGTAGCACGTGCACACTGGGAACAACTAAAAACTAAAGTGCACTCGCCAGAAGAACTGCTGGAACGACTGGAGGCATGCAACTTCTTCCGCTTAACAAAAAATGGCAGTAAGGATTTTACGCTAGTTTTAGTTTCGGAGCTTTCAAAGGATTTCATCAGGATTTTCCTTGAAGAATACTTTGCGGCTATGGGTGTTAAGGCTGAGATAAAAGAAAACTTGACTAAATTGAGGGTCACATTTAAAACTTTATTATAA
- a CDS encoding ferredoxin:glutaredoxin reductase, which translates to MTSIEQVRKRAEADAKTYGYYLTPQAELLQMFLEGLKTNEERYGYPSCPCRLATGNFEIDRDIICPCDYRDPDVAEFGACYCRLYVNKAVYESQNLPDVPERRPLEKQGRAYGTPMQTKPAETAQETVPSQPKQQKSTEVKKKLWYCKQCGYVVFREDPPYVCPICKAKREMFAEIESAVEFNG; encoded by the coding sequence TTGACCAGCATAGAGCAGGTGCGCAAGAGAGCTGAAGCTGACGCAAAAACTTACGGATACTACCTGACGCCTCAAGCTGAACTTTTACAGATGTTCCTCGAAGGCTTAAAAACAAACGAAGAACGCTACGGCTACCCCTCATGTCCCTGCCGATTAGCCACAGGCAACTTTGAAATAGACCGCGACATCATCTGTCCCTGCGATTACCGCGACCCAGATGTTGCTGAGTTCGGAGCCTGTTACTGCCGTCTATACGTTAACAAAGCCGTTTACGAGAGCCAAAACTTGCCTGATGTACCTGAACGTCGCCCCCTAGAAAAACAAGGGAGAGCATACGGCACACCTATGCAAACAAAGCCTGCGGAAACCGCGCAAGAAACAGTGCCTTCTCAGCCAAAACAGCAGAAGTCTACAGAGGTTAAAAAGAAGTTATGGTACTGCAAACAGTGTGGCTACGTGGTTTTCCGTGAAGACCCGCCGTATGTTTGCCCAATATGCAAAGCTAAGCGTGAAATGTTCGCTGAAATAGAAAGCGCTGTGGAATTCAACGGTTGA
- a CDS encoding methyltransferase domain-containing protein, which translates to MCADYAEWDEYYRKYPLEELGWELGKPRPILVEYIEGGLIPKGKALDTCCGVGTNTFYLAKNGFDVTGIDISATAIGMAKKKAQQENVSVNFLVESFIDLSFNDEEFVFVFDMGCFHHVEVADRVKFITGIHRVLVNGGAYMLTCFSYRNGPRWNHFTKQQLIDLFSKYFELGEFRHYPSLEGDGVIRFFYTVLMKKRSPT; encoded by the coding sequence ATGTGTGCTGATTATGCGGAGTGGGATGAGTACTACCGTAAGTACCCACTTGAAGAATTAGGATGGGAACTGGGCAAACCGAGACCAATACTGGTTGAATATATCGAGGGCGGGCTGATTCCAAAGGGCAAAGCCTTAGATACCTGTTGTGGCGTTGGAACCAACACTTTTTACCTTGCCAAAAACGGCTTTGACGTAACTGGCATAGACATTTCAGCAACCGCGATAGGGATGGCAAAGAAAAAAGCGCAACAAGAAAATGTTAGCGTCAATTTTTTGGTTGAGAGCTTTATTGATTTATCCTTTAATGATGAAGAATTCGTTTTTGTGTTTGACATGGGCTGTTTTCACCACGTAGAAGTTGCAGACCGCGTCAAATTCATAACTGGGATTCACCGCGTTCTTGTGAACGGTGGCGCATACATGCTTACTTGTTTTAGTTACAGGAACGGCCCACGATGGAACCACTTTACTAAACAACAACTGATTGATTTGTTCTCTAAATACTTTGAACTGGGTGAATTTCGGCATTATCCTTCTTTGGAAGGCGATGGCGTCATTCGATTTTTCTATACAGTACTCATGAAGAAACGTTCGCCTACTTGA